The Apus apus isolate bApuApu2 chromosome 21, bApuApu2.pri.cur, whole genome shotgun sequence genome has a segment encoding these proteins:
- the MATN1 gene encoding cartilage matrix protein, with protein sequence MDRIFSALLLSLLLLLQGYGARGASPQPRGTLCRTKPTDLVFIIDSSRSVRPHEFEKVKVFMSRVIEGLDVGPNSTRVGVINYASAVKNEFSLKTYQTKAGLLQAVRRIEPLSTGTMTGLAIQFAITRAFSDSEGARVRSPNFNKVAIVVTDGRPQDGVKDVSARARAAGIETFAIGVGRVDMHTLRQIASEPLDEHVDYVESYSVIEKLTHKFQEAFCVVSDLCATGDHDCEQICISTPGAYKCACKEGFTLNDDGKTCTACSGGSGSALDLVFLIDGSKSVRPENFELVKKFINQIVDSLEVSEKQAQVGLVQYSSSVRQEFPLGQFKSKKDIKAAVKKMAYMEKGTMTGQALKYLIDSSFSIINGARPGVPKVGIVFTDGRSQDYITDAAKKAKDLGFRMFAVGVGNAVEDELREIASEPVAEHYFYTADFRTISKIGKKLQMKICIEEDPCECKSIVKFQTKVEDLVNSLQRKLEAVAKRIEALENKIM encoded by the exons atGGACAGGATTTTCTCTGCCTTGCTGctctctttgctgcttctcctccagggCTATGGAGCTCGCGGGGCGTCTCCGCAGCCGAGAG GCACCCTGTGTAGAACCAAACCCACCGACTTGGTCTTCATCATCGACAGCTCCCGAAGCGTTCGCCCGCACGAGTTTGAGAAGGTCAAAGTCTTCATGTCCCGGGTGATCGAGGGGCTGGACGTGGGCCCCAACTCCACGAGGGTGGGTGTGATAAACTATGCCAGTGCTGTCAAGAACGAGTTCTCCCTCAAGACCTACCAAACCAAAGCTGGGCTCCTGCAAGCAGTCCGGAGGATAGAGCCACTCTCCACTGGGACTATGACTGGTCTGGCTATCCAGTTTGCCATCACCAGGGCTTTTAGTGACTCAGAAGGGGCCAGGGTGAGGTCTCCCAATTTTAATAAG GTGGCCATCGTTGTGACCGACGGACGTCCCCAGGATGGAGTGAAGGATGTGTCAGCAAGGGCCAGGGCAGCTGGAATTGAGACGTTTGCCATCGGGGTGGGCAGGGTGGACATGCACACCCTGCGGCAGATCGCCAGCGAGCCCCTGGACGAGCACGTGGACTATGTGGAGAGCTACAGCGTTATAGAGAAGCTGACCCACAAGTTTCAAGAAGCTTTCTGTG TGGTGTCAGACCTGTGTGCCACTGGAGACCACGACTGTGAGCAGATCTGCATCAGCACCCCGGGAGCCTACAAGTGCGCGTGCAAAGAGGGCTTCACGCTGAACGACGATGGGAAGACCTGCACTG CTTGCAGTGGTGGGTCAGGATCTGCCCTGGATCTCGTGTTCCTGATCGATGGCTCCAAGAGTGTGCGCCCCGAGAACTTTGAGCTGGTGAAGAAATTCATTAACCAAATTGTGGACTCACTGGAGGTGTCAGAGAAACAGGCCCAGGTTGGCCTGGTTCAGTACTCCAGCTCTGTCAGACAAGAGTTTCCACTGGGGCAGTTCAAGAGCAAGAAGGACAtcaaagcagcagtgaagaaaatgGCCTACATGGAGAAAGGAACAATGACAGGCCAGGCTCTGAAGTACCTCATTGACAGTTCTTTCTCCATCATCAATGGAGCTAGGCCTGGGGTCCCCAAGGTGGGCATAGTCTTCACTGATGGACGGTCACAAGACTACATCACTGATGCTGCTAAGAAAGCCAAAGACTTAG GCTTTAGGATGTTTGCAGTGGGGGTTGGCAACGCAGTTGAGGATGAGCTGAGGGAAATTGCTTCAGAACCAGTAGCTGAGCACTACTTCTACACGGCCGACTTCAGAACCATCAGCAAGATTGGGAAGAAGCTGCAAATGAAAATCTGCATCG AGGAAGATCCATGTGAATGTAAATCCATTGTGAAGTTCCAGACAAAAGTAGAAGACCTCGTAAACTCCTTGCAGAGGAAAC TGGAAGCTGTGGCAAAAAGGATCGAAGCCCTGGAGAACAAGATCATGTAA